In Candidatus Bathyarchaeota archaeon, a single window of DNA contains:
- a CDS encoding HAD family hydrolase has translation MTIKAVVFDLDGTLAEFNLDYKTVRAEVMQFLTNEGLPASIFSINESIFEMLKKAKVYMRNNGRKEREFSTIQKHVLSMAGKHEIKAARETSLLPGVFEILKTLKKMNLKLAIFTINSEKSTAHILDNFCLRQFFDATITREIVSDVKPHPSHLAAALKALNMNANETIVVGDSVVDMRSAKALNATAVGIAKESDAIRKLNHAGAVHTIESITDLPILITKLNKNEG, from the coding sequence GTGACCATAAAAGCTGTCGTCTTTGACTTGGATGGAACTCTTGCTGAATTCAACCTTGACTACAAAACCGTAAGAGCTGAAGTAATGCAATTTTTGACAAACGAAGGTTTGCCAGCCTCTATATTTTCTATAAATGAAAGCATCTTCGAAATGCTAAAAAAAGCCAAAGTTTACATGAGAAACAACGGTAGAAAAGAACGGGAATTCTCTACTATTCAAAAACATGTTCTTTCCATGGCAGGCAAACATGAGATTAAAGCTGCTCGTGAGACCTCACTTCTGCCGGGTGTATTTGAAATATTAAAAACGTTGAAGAAGATGAATTTGAAGCTAGCTATTTTCACAATTAACAGCGAAAAATCAACAGCCCATATCCTCGACAACTTTTGCCTTAGGCAATTCTTCGATGCTACGATCACAAGAGAAATCGTTTCAGATGTAAAACCCCATCCGTCTCACCTCGCTGCTGCCCTGAAAGCTCTGAATATGAATGCTAATGAAACGATTGTGGTGGGTGACAGCGTCGTAGACATGAGAAGCGCTAAAGCATTGAATGCCACCGCTGTTGGTATAGCAAAAGAAAGTGACGCGATTAGAAAATTAAACCACGCAGGCGCTGTGCACACAATTGAGTCAATAACAGATTTGCCCATTCTGATAACTAAGTTAAACAAAAACGAAGGCTGA